The window TGCCGAAGATAGGAATGCAGTCGATACGTAAACAACAGTTAATTCAAGCCACATTGGCTGTGATTAATGAAGTTGGAATGCAGGAAGCTAGTTTTGTGTTAATTGCCCGTAAAGCCGGGGTTTCTACAGGGATCATTAGCCATTATTTCCGTGATAAAAATGGCTTGCTTGAAGCCACTATGCGCCATATTCAATACCAACTAGGGTTTGCGGTTGCAATACGTTTACGGATGTTGACCGGAGCGGAGCCAAAACTACGAATTCAGGCAATTGTTGAGGGCAACTTCGACCCAACGCAAACCAGTGAGGCCGCGATGAAAACGTGGCTAGCCTTTTGGGCTAGTAGTATGCATCAACCGAATTTAAACCGTTTACAGCAGGTTAATGACCGACGCTTGTATTCAAACTTAAGCTATGAGTTTGGGCGGGTGTTAAACAAGGCGGATGCGCGGATGGCAGCGAAGGGGCTGGCGGCTTTAATTGATGGCCTATGGCTACGTAGTGCTTTGAGTAATGAACAATTCCCTGTTAAGGATGCACTCAAAATCACTAACGAATATATCGATATGCAACTACAACGTGCTGAGGTTTTAGAAACCTAATAACCAATTCAGAGGAGATAATATGCAACATCCACCGATACATAAGCTTTATATTCATGGTGGTTATGTCGACAGTTCACAACCTGAATGCGGGCAATTTCCTGCAATCAACCCTGCAAATGGCGAAACTATCGCAAATCTGCAATCTGCGACCCTTGAAGATATCCAATGGGCGGTAGAAAGCGCCAAACAAGGTCAGAAAGTTTGGGCGGCAATGACCGCGATGGAACGCTCACGTATTTTACGCCGTGCGGTGGATATTTTACGGGAACGTAACGACGAATTGGCTTATCTCGAAACTCTTGATACGGGCAAACCGCTTTCTGAAACTCGTTATGTGGATATCGTCACAGGGGCAGATGTCCTTGAATACTATGCAGGTTTAATCCCTATGCTGGAAGGGCAGCAGATCCCTTTGCGTGACAGCGCATTTGCTTATACCCGCCGTGAACCGCTGGGAGTTGTGGCAGGGATTGGCGCATGGAATTACCCTATTCAAATTGCGCTATGGAAATCAGCACCTGCTCTGGCTGCGGGTAATGCCATGGTGTTCAAACCCAGTGAAGTCACGTCGTTAACCGCATTAAAGTTAGCTGAAATTTATACTGAAGCGGGTGTGCCAGCCGGGGTGTTTAACGTGGTGACAGGCCAAGGCGGTGAAGTGGGGCAATGGTTAACGGAGCACCCTGATATTGCCAAAGTTTCATTCACTGGGGGGATCGCAACGGGTAAAAAAGTGATGGCGAATGCGTCAGCCTCTTCTTTAAA is drawn from Providencia huaxiensis and contains these coding sequences:
- the betI gene encoding transcriptional regulator BetI, translating into MPKIGMQSIRKQQLIQATLAVINEVGMQEASFVLIARKAGVSTGIISHYFRDKNGLLEATMRHIQYQLGFAVAIRLRMLTGAEPKLRIQAIVEGNFDPTQTSEAAMKTWLAFWASSMHQPNLNRLQQVNDRRLYSNLSYEFGRVLNKADARMAAKGLAALIDGLWLRSALSNEQFPVKDALKITNEYIDMQLQRAEVLET
- the betB gene encoding betaine-aldehyde dehydrogenase; the encoded protein is MQHPPIHKLYIHGGYVDSSQPECGQFPAINPANGETIANLQSATLEDIQWAVESAKQGQKVWAAMTAMERSRILRRAVDILRERNDELAYLETLDTGKPLSETRYVDIVTGADVLEYYAGLIPMLEGQQIPLRDSAFAYTRREPLGVVAGIGAWNYPIQIALWKSAPALAAGNAMVFKPSEVTSLTALKLAEIYTEAGVPAGVFNVVTGQGGEVGQWLTEHPDIAKVSFTGGIATGKKVMANASASSLKEVTMELGGKSPLIIFDDADLDKAADIAMMANFYSSGQVCTNGTRVFVPGSLKSQFEDKITERVARIKIGSPIDDNTNFGPLVSFAHMENVLRYIALGKQQGAKLLCGGERLMDGDFAQGAYVAPTVFTDCNDEMQITQEEIFGPVMSILSYQSEDEVIARANNSVYGLAAGVVTQDLTRAHRVIHQLEAGICWINTWGESPAQMPVGGYKHSGVGRENGVMTLQNYTQVKSIQVELGEFASVF